GACCGCCgtgttcggcggcgcgggcgcgtacgGCCTCTACCACTCCCTCTTcaacgtcgagggcggccaccgcgccaTCGTGTACAACCGATTCGTCGGCATCCGCGAGAAGGtgcgtccacgacgtccgcgacgacgtccgcgatgacgtcggctcgggcgcgaccgcggatacgcgcgccgccgatcgtcgcgaacgggtcgtccgcgtcgatcggcgcgcttcgacgacgcgcgacccgacgcgcgacccgacgcgatctcgccgcgcccgccgctcgGGTTTAGGGCAATTTTCCCGACTCAGGCGGCACGACGGaattgacgacgacgcgtcaaGCGGCGGCCCGAGATCTGACCCGCGAACCGGATCGTCCACGACCTGACCCGTCCCCCCCGTCCGTCCCCCGCCACCCTCCCGACAGATCTTCACCGAGGGCACGCATCCCATGATCCCGTGGATCGAGCGCCCCATCACCTacgacgttcgcgcgcgcgcgcaccagATCTCGTCCCACTCGGGCTCGCGCGACCTCCAGATGGTGAACATcaccctccgcgtcctcacgcgcccggacgcgtcgaagcTGCCCACCATCTACCGCAACCTCGGCACCGACTTcaacgagcgcgtcctcccgTCCATCGTCCACGAGACCCTCAAGTCCGTCGTGGCGCAGTACAACGCCTCGCAGCTCATCACCCAGCGCGAGCAGGTGTCCCTCGCCGTGCGTTCGCAGCTCATccaacgcgcggcgggcttTAACatgctcctcgacgacgtgtcCATCACGGCGCTCACCTTCGGGCGCGAGTACACGGCGGCCATCGAGGCCAAGCAGGTGGCGCAGCAGGAGGCGGAGCGGGCCAAGTTCATCGTGGAGAAGGCCAAGCAGGATAAGCGATCGGCGGTCATCAGGGCGGAGGGTGAGGCCAAGTCGGCGAAGCTCATCGGcgaggccatcgcgtccaACCCGGCTTTCATCACCCTGCGAAggatcgaggcggcgagggacatCGCGCAGACGATGAGCGAGAGCAACAAC
This genomic interval from Micromonas commoda chromosome 13, complete sequence contains the following:
- a CDS encoding predicted protein, which produces MQNVRNVKLPDPRLISGIVQTAVFGGAGAYGLYHSLFNVEGGHRAIVYNRFVGIREKIFTEGTHPMIPWIERPITYDVRARAHQISSHSGSRDLQMVNITLRVLTRPDASKLPTIYRNLGTDFNERVLPSIVHETLKSVVAQYNASQLITQREQVSLAVRSQLIQRAAGFNMLLDDVSITALTFGREYTAAIEAKQVAQQEAERAKFIVEKAKQDKRSAVIRAEGEAKSAKLIGEAIASNPAFITLRRIEAARDIAQTMSESNNRVMLNADSLLLNLADMEKKAK